In the genome of Microbacterium paraoxydans, the window ATTACACCACGGCGGACCGCGCTGCCCCCGGGGCACCGCCCGATAAGTCTGCCACGTCCTCGCCCGTCTTCCTGTGCGTGAGGCGCACGCCGAGTGGGCTCGTCATCCGCTCGAAACACGGCTCTGCGATGCTGGGACGATGAGCCTCGTGATCGACCGTGTCACCGTCGCCACCCCCGAGATCGCGGCCTTCATCGCCGCACACCACGCGGAGATGGACGGCACTGCTCCGCCCGAGAGCCAGCATGCGCTTCCGCTCGACCGGCTGCTGACTCCACGCGTCCGGTTTTTCACGGGACGGGTCGACGGACGGATCGCCGCGACGGGCGCCCTCGCGGTCGTCGAGGACGGACATGAGGAGCTGAAGTCGATGCGCACCGATCCCGCCTTCCGCGGACGCGGGTTCGGGCGGACGATGCTCGGTCATCTGCTCGACGACGCCGGCGCGCGCGGCATCGGTTGCGTGTCGCTCGAAACCGGCCGGGACCCCTTCTTCGATCCGGCCCGGGCGATGTACGCCGCCGCCGGCTTCCGGGAGGGTCCGCCGTTCGGCTCCTACCTCCCCGACCCGCACAGCGCGTTCCTCACGATGCTGCTCCCCGCGTCCTCCGCGGTCGCGACGCCGCCGGGAGCGATAATGAACGGATGAGCGAGGCGGATGAGGTCGATCGGATCGTCGGCGCGTGGAACACGCAGCGGCCCGACCTCGACTTCTCCCCGCTCGAGGTGCTGTCCCGCATGGACCGCCTCTCCCGGCACCTCGACCGCGCGCGCCGCGAGGTGTTCCGCAGGAGCGACCTCGAGCCCTGGGAGTGGGACGTGCTGTCGGCGCTGCGCCGGGCGGGGTCGCCGTTCCAGCTTTCGCCCAAGCAGCTCCTGCAGCAGACGCTCGTGTCGAGCGGCACCATGACCAACCGCATCGACCGTCTCGTCGGCCGTCGCTTCGTGCGCCGTGAGGCCGACCCGGCAGATGGCCGCAGCGTGCTCGTGACCCTGACCGACGACGGCCGGGTCCGGGTGGACGCCGCGATCACCCGGCTCGTCGACGCCGAGGCCGACCTCCTGCGCGCCCTCTCCCGCGCCGACCGCGACCGGCTGGCCGCCCTGCTACGGAAACTGAGCCTCAGCTTCGACACCTGACCCGGGCTCGGTCCTCTTCGGTACGGTCCGTCCTGTTCAGGCAGGTCAGGGGCCGAGGAGGAGGCGCCGGTTCTTGGCGGGGACGGTGTCCGGGAGCGTGCCGACGACCTCCGCGATCGACACCGTCTCCAGAGAAGCCCGCCAGGCCTCGTGGGCACGGCGCATCACGACGGCGAGTCCACACGGCGCGGTGCAGTCCTCCGGACGGGCGGCACCTCTCCCCTGCTGACGGAGTTCGCGGCAGATGTAAGGGTCGGCGGCGCCGTCGACCGCGGTGACGAGATCGAGGACGCTGATGTTCTCGGGCTCCCTGGCCAGGCGGAAGCCGCCGCGGGGCCCCGTGCTTCCGGTGAGGATGCCGGCGCGGACGAGCTTCGCGAGCTGCTTCGAGAGGTACGGCCCCGGCACGCCGAAGTGCTCGGCGAGCTGCGCACCCGACACCGTCGACCCGGCGGGGAGCTGGGCGATCACCGCGACGGTGTGCAGCACCCATTCGGAGGTCTCGGGGAGTTTCACTTGCCCATCGTACCGGGACCGCCCTATTGTGGACACACAATATCCATGATTCAAGGAGCGGGCATGCGCATAGCGGTCGCAGGAGGCACGGGACGGATCGGGCGGCTGGTCGTCGAGGAGGCCCGGCGTCGGGGGCACGATCCGCTGTCGCTCAGCCGCAGCGAGGGCGTCGATCTGACCACGGGCGAAGGCCTCCCCGCCCTGCTGCGCGGGGTGGATGCGGTCGTCGATGCGACGAATCCCCCGGTATCCGACGTCGCCGAGGCCGAGCGGGTGTTCACCACGCTCAGCCGCACGCTGCTCACCGCCGAGGGCGAAGCCGGGGTCGGCCACCACGTGGCCCTCTCGATCGCGGCGCTCGATCGCGTGCGCGGCAACCCCCACTACGCAGGCAAACGCGCCCAGGAGCGAGAGGTCACTCGTGGCCCCGTCCCGTTCACCATCGTGCGGGCGACGCAGTTCCACGACTTCCCCGCGATGATCGCCGAGTGGAGCATCGAGGACGGTGAGGGCGTCGTGCCCCCGCTGCTCCTGCAGCCCATCGCGCCCGCGGACGTGGCCGCCGCCCTCGTCGACGCGGCGGAGTCGCCGGCGCTCGGTGGTTCCTTCGACATCGCCGGACCCCGCACGGAGGACGCCGTCGACATGGCGCGCCGCACTCTCGCGGCGTGGGGCCGCGACCTTCCGCTGCGCGCCGCGTGGAAGGGTGCCGCGCTCGGCGTCGAGTTCGCGGGCGAGGTGCTGCTTCCCGGGGGCGACGCCCGAACGGCGGCGACGACCTTCGACGACTGGCTAGCTGCCGAAACCCGCTGACACCCCGACCGGTTCCGGGGCGCGGGGCCCCGGGCAGGCCTGGCCGGTCGCCTAGGCTGGGAGCACCCGGTCGCAGCCCCGCGACCCCTGCTCCGAAGGCCGAGACATGGGCATGCCCTCCCCGCTTCCCGTGCGCGACGGGGTCGGCGCGACCCGGCTGCACGTGCCGATGACGGGTGCGTGGCCCACCGTCGCCGCCTACATGGTCGAGCGATTCTTCCACCTCGATCCGGAGCGGCTGCTCGTGCGCTTCGACCGCGGGGAGATCGTCGCGCGCGACGGCCGGCCGCTCTCCCGGGACACGCCTCTCGGCGCCGAGGAGTTCGTCTGGTACTACCGGGAGCCTCCGGTCGAGAAGCAGATCCCGTTCACCGAGGAGATCCTGCACCAGGACGAGAATCTGGTGGTGGTGGACAAGCCGCACTTCCTCCCCACCACGCCGGGCGGCAAGTACCTGCAGAACTCCGCCCTCGTCCGGCTGCGCAATCGCCTCGGCAACCCGGATCTCACGCCCATCCACCGCCTCGACCGGGCCACGGCGGGGCTGCTGATGTTCTCCGCCCGTCCAGCCACCCGCGGCGCCTACCAGCTGCTGTTCGAGGACCGCCGTGTGGAGAAGGTGTACGAGGCGGTCTCGGCACGCCCGGCGGACTGGGATCCGTCGCGGTTCCCCCTCGTCTACCGCAACCGGATCGAGAAGCTCCGCGGTCAGGTGTGCGTGCAGGTGGATGAGGACGGCGAGCCGAACTCCGAGACGCTCATCGAGGTCATCGCCGCCGACGATCGCGTCGTGCACACGCTTCTCCGTCCGCACAGCGGGAAGATGCACCAGCTCCGTGTGCACCTCGCCGCCCTCGGGCTCGGTATCCTCCACGACGGCTTCTACCCCGTGCTGCAGCCGGAGCGTCCGGACGACTTCACCCGCCCGCTCCAGCTCCTCGCACGCGAGCTCCGGTTCACCGATCCGCTGAGCGGGCAGGAGCGCACGTTCACCACGCGCCGGAGCCTGCAGGAGGCCCCGGCACGCTGATCGACCTCAGCGGCGCATGACCTTCCGCGCGAGCCGGGTGCCGAGAAGCTGCACGAGGTGCACGAACACCACGATGAGGATGATCGCCGCCCACATCACGAGCGGCTCGAACTGCCGGAAGCCGTAGATCTGCGCGAAGGCCCCGAGCCCGCCGCCGCCGATGAGTCCGGCCATCGCGGTCATGTCGATGAGCGCGACGACGATGAAGGTGTAACCGAGGATGAGCGGGCCGAGCGACTCGGGGATCGCGACGGTGAAGAGGATCCTCCACGGCCCGGCCCCCATCGCCCGCGCCGCCTCGATCACGCCCGGCGATACGGAGACGAGATGCTGCTCGACGATACGGCCGATCGCGAACGCCGCCGCGAGACCGATGATGAACGCTCCGGCGGTGGTGCCGATGCCGCTGCCGACGACCAGGCGCGCGAACGGCTGCGCCACCGCCATGAAGATGACGAACGGGATCGGTCGGAAGAAGTTCACCACGAAGTTGATGAGCCCGGAGACGACGCGGTTCGGCATCAGTCCGCCGGGGCGCGTCACGTACAGCAGGACGCCCACGGCAAGGCCGAGGATCCCGCCGAGCACGAGCGCGAACGACGTCATGTACAGGGTCTCGAGCGCGGCCTGCCAGAACTCCGGCCACAGTTCGTTCAGACGGTCCATCAGCGTCCCTCCTCTCCGGCGATGACGGTGACTTCGACCCGCTCCGCGATACGCCCCAGCGCCGTGTCGATCGCCGCGCGGTCACCCCGGATGGCGAGCGTGAGGTGGCCGAACGCACGACCCCGGATGTCGTTGATCCCGCCGTAGACGAGCTCGAAGTCGAGACCCGCCGAAGCGAGGTCGAGGAACACCTGAGCCTGCGACGAGTCGCCGTCGCGGAACGACAGGGTCACCAGGCGTCCGGTGTGCCGGTCCCGCAGCACCGCGAGTTCCGACGGCGAGGGCACCCCCTTCACCACCGTGCCGACGAACCGCTGGGACGCCGGATTCCGCGGGGCGGAGAAGACATCGAAGACGTCGCCCTGCTCGATGACCCGTCCGTTCTCCATGACGGCGACGCGGGTGGCGATGGTCTGGATCACATCCATCTCGTGGGTGATGACGACGATCGTGACGCCCTGCTCCTCGTTGACGCGCTTGAGCAGGTCGAGGACCTCGTGCGTGGTCTGCGGATCGAGCGCGCTCGTCGCTTCGTCAGCGAGGAGGATGGCGGGCTTGGTGGCGAGCGCGCGGGCGATCCCGACGCGCTGCTTCTGTCCACCGGAGAGCTGCTCGGGGTACGCCTTCGCCTTGTCGGAGAGCCCCACGAACGACAGCAGCTCGGCGACGCGCTCCTCGATATCCGGCTTCGACCAGCCGGCGAGCTTGAGCGGATACGCGATGTTGGCCTTGACGCTGCGCGACGAGAACAGGTTGAACTGCTGGAAGATCATCCCGATGCCGCCGCGCACGGCGCGCAGCTCGCTCTCCTTGAGCGCCGTGATGTCGACGCCGTCGACCGTGATGGTGCCGCGGGTGGCCGGCTCGAGCGCGTTGATGAGACGGACGAGCGTCGACTTCCCCGCACCGGAGTATCCGATGATGCCGAAGACGTCGCCCTTGTCGATGGAGAGGGTGACGTCGTCGACGGCGACGATCTCGCGATCGCCCTGGCTGCGGGAGGGGTATGTCTTGGAGACGTTCGTCAGGGTGACGATCGGCATGTGGTGCTCCGGTCTGGTTCTCGGGAAACGGAGAATCGGGCAGCGCACGAAGCGCCACCCGATTCTCCCTCATCGAACAGGGGGCGGATCACACCCCGGCGTCCGGTTACTTCTCTTCGGCGTCCTTCTGAACCTTCTCCAGCGAGGCCACGAGGTCCTCGACCGGAGTACGCAGCGCCACCGCGGTGTCGCCGGAGGACTCGAGCAGCCCCGCCTGCACATCCTCGTTCGTCTGGAAGATCTCCACGAGCTTCTGGTACGTCTCGTTGTCCGCGTCCTCCGCACGCGCGGCGAAGATGTTGACGTACGGGAGGGCGTTCGGGTCCTCCGGGTCGTCCTGCGCGATCGCGTCGTCGAACGTCAGTCCGGCGTCCTCGACGAAGTCGTTGTTGATGATCGCGGCGGCGACATCCGGGAGCGAGGTCGGGATGAG includes:
- a CDS encoding GNAT family N-acetyltransferase produces the protein MSLVIDRVTVATPEIAAFIAAHHAEMDGTAPPESQHALPLDRLLTPRVRFFTGRVDGRIAATGALAVVEDGHEELKSMRTDPAFRGRGFGRTMLGHLLDDAGARGIGCVSLETGRDPFFDPARAMYAAAGFREGPPFGSYLPDPHSAFLTMLLPASSAVATPPGAIMNG
- a CDS encoding MarR family winged helix-turn-helix transcriptional regulator yields the protein MSEADEVDRIVGAWNTQRPDLDFSPLEVLSRMDRLSRHLDRARREVFRRSDLEPWEWDVLSALRRAGSPFQLSPKQLLQQTLVSSGTMTNRIDRLVGRRFVRREADPADGRSVLVTLTDDGRVRVDAAITRLVDAEADLLRALSRADRDRLAALLRKLSLSFDT
- a CDS encoding RrF2 family transcriptional regulator, whose protein sequence is MKLPETSEWVLHTVAVIAQLPAGSTVSGAQLAEHFGVPGPYLSKQLAKLVRAGILTGSTGPRGGFRLAREPENISVLDLVTAVDGAADPYICRELRQQGRGAARPEDCTAPCGLAVVMRRAHEAWRASLETVSIAEVVGTLPDTVPAKNRRLLLGP
- a CDS encoding SDR family oxidoreductase encodes the protein MRIAVAGGTGRIGRLVVEEARRRGHDPLSLSRSEGVDLTTGEGLPALLRGVDAVVDATNPPVSDVAEAERVFTTLSRTLLTAEGEAGVGHHVALSIAALDRVRGNPHYAGKRAQEREVTRGPVPFTIVRATQFHDFPAMIAEWSIEDGEGVVPPLLLQPIAPADVAAALVDAAESPALGGSFDIAGPRTEDAVDMARRTLAAWGRDLPLRAAWKGAALGVEFAGEVLLPGGDARTAATTFDDWLAAETR
- a CDS encoding pseudouridine synthase, producing MGMPSPLPVRDGVGATRLHVPMTGAWPTVAAYMVERFFHLDPERLLVRFDRGEIVARDGRPLSRDTPLGAEEFVWYYREPPVEKQIPFTEEILHQDENLVVVDKPHFLPTTPGGKYLQNSALVRLRNRLGNPDLTPIHRLDRATAGLLMFSARPATRGAYQLLFEDRRVEKVYEAVSARPADWDPSRFPLVYRNRIEKLRGQVCVQVDEDGEPNSETLIEVIAADDRVVHTLLRPHSGKMHQLRVHLAALGLGILHDGFYPVLQPERPDDFTRPLQLLARELRFTDPLSGQERTFTTRRSLQEAPAR
- a CDS encoding methionine ABC transporter permease produces the protein MDRLNELWPEFWQAALETLYMTSFALVLGGILGLAVGVLLYVTRPGGLMPNRVVSGLINFVVNFFRPIPFVIFMAVAQPFARLVVGSGIGTTAGAFIIGLAAAFAIGRIVEQHLVSVSPGVIEAARAMGAGPWRILFTVAIPESLGPLILGYTFIVVALIDMTAMAGLIGGGGLGAFAQIYGFRQFEPLVMWAAIILIVVFVHLVQLLGTRLARKVMRR
- a CDS encoding methionine ABC transporter ATP-binding protein, coding for MPIVTLTNVSKTYPSRSQGDREIVAVDDVTLSIDKGDVFGIIGYSGAGKSTLVRLINALEPATRGTITVDGVDITALKESELRAVRGGIGMIFQQFNLFSSRSVKANIAYPLKLAGWSKPDIEERVAELLSFVGLSDKAKAYPEQLSGGQKQRVGIARALATKPAILLADEATSALDPQTTHEVLDLLKRVNEEQGVTIVVITHEMDVIQTIATRVAVMENGRVIEQGDVFDVFSAPRNPASQRFVGTVVKGVPSPSELAVLRDRHTGRLVTLSFRDGDSSQAQVFLDLASAGLDFELVYGGINDIRGRAFGHLTLAIRGDRAAIDTALGRIAERVEVTVIAGEEGR